One Mycobacteroides salmoniphilum DNA segment encodes these proteins:
- a CDS encoding isoprenyl transferase translates to MVKSSQPDPQQDKYFTDWADVPPGYAPTFPDKTVFPAVFPKLLPGSGPHGTRPHPAPKHPSGAIPPVIPKELIPRHVAVVMDGNGRWARARGLPRTEGHKMGEATMMDMVCGAIEMGIPWLTTYAFSTENWRRPADEVRFLMGFNRDVVKRRRHDLNNMGVRFRWAGQKTRLWSSVYKELEITEELTKNNSTLTLTTCINYGGRAEIAEATRRIARLVESGQLKPDRITEETVAKYLDEPDMPDVDLFLRPSGEFRSSNFMMWQSAYAEFVFQEKMYPDFDRRDLWAACLEYAQRDRRFGTA, encoded by the coding sequence ATGGTGAAGAGCAGCCAGCCCGATCCGCAGCAGGATAAGTACTTCACGGATTGGGCCGACGTCCCGCCCGGCTACGCCCCGACGTTCCCGGACAAGACGGTTTTTCCTGCCGTTTTCCCCAAGCTGCTGCCCGGTTCGGGCCCCCATGGCACCCGTCCACATCCCGCGCCGAAGCATCCCTCGGGTGCCATACCGCCGGTCATCCCCAAGGAACTGATTCCCCGGCACGTCGCGGTGGTGATGGACGGCAACGGGCGCTGGGCGCGGGCCCGTGGGCTGCCACGCACCGAGGGGCACAAGATGGGCGAGGCCACCATGATGGACATGGTCTGCGGTGCCATCGAGATGGGCATCCCGTGGCTCACCACCTACGCGTTCTCGACGGAGAACTGGAGAAGGCCCGCGGACGAAGTCCGATTCCTCATGGGCTTCAATCGCGACGTGGTCAAACGGCGGAGGCACGATCTGAACAACATGGGGGTGCGGTTCCGCTGGGCGGGGCAGAAGACGCGGTTGTGGAGCAGTGTCTACAAGGAGCTCGAGATCACCGAGGAGCTGACCAAGAACAACAGCACGCTGACGTTGACCACGTGCATCAACTACGGCGGCCGCGCCGAAATCGCCGAAGCGACAAGACGAATCGCCCGGCTGGTGGAGTCCGGACAGCTCAAGCCGGACCGCATCACCGAGGAGACCGTCGCCAAGTACCTCGACGAGCCCGATATGCCCGATGTCGATCTGTTCCTGCGGCCCTCGGGCGAGTTCCGGTCGAGCAACTTCATGATGTGGCAGTCGGCCTACGCTGAGTTCGTGTTCCAGGAAAAGATGTACCCCGACTTTGACCGCCGCGATCTGTGGGCGGCCTGCCTGGAATACGCGCAGCGCGACCGGCGATTCGGTACCGCCTGA
- a CDS encoding Fur family transcriptional regulator — protein MRSTRQRAAITALLKRTDEFRSAQELHDELKRTGEGIGLTTVYRTLQSMSTSGEVDVLRNDTGESVYRRCSDGHHHHLVCQSCGFAVEVQAGAVEGWAADIAVEHGFTEVHHTVEVFGLCSRCSAANAVS, from the coding sequence GTGCGGTCCACCCGCCAGCGGGCGGCCATTACCGCCCTGCTGAAACGGACCGACGAATTCAGGTCTGCGCAAGAGCTGCATGACGAACTCAAGCGCACCGGGGAAGGCATTGGCCTGACCACCGTGTATCGGACCCTGCAGTCGATGTCGACCTCGGGCGAGGTCGATGTGCTGCGCAACGACACCGGCGAGTCGGTGTACCGGCGCTGTTCGGACGGCCACCACCACCACTTGGTCTGCCAGAGTTGCGGTTTCGCGGTCGAGGTTCAGGCGGGCGCGGTCGAGGGGTGGGCCGCCGACATCGCCGTGGAGCACGGCTTCACCGAGGTCCACCACACGGTGGAGGTCTTCGGCCTGTGTAGTCGCTGCAGCGCGGCCAACGCGGTCTCCTAG
- a CDS encoding ArsR/SmtB family transcription factor, with the protein MVNTVLSSAHDEPPHAPLTPPGPLPSREILEQSGELLRALAAPVRIAIVLQLRESQRCVHELVDAVGVAQPLISQHLRVLKAAGVVSGERQGREVMYRLVDDHLSHIVVDAVAHTEEQR; encoded by the coding sequence GTGGTGAACACCGTGCTTAGTTCCGCACATGACGAACCACCGCATGCTCCGCTCACGCCGCCCGGTCCGCTGCCCTCGCGTGAGATCCTCGAACAGTCCGGTGAGCTGCTCCGTGCACTTGCCGCGCCGGTACGCATCGCCATCGTGCTGCAGCTGCGCGAATCGCAACGCTGCGTCCACGAGTTGGTCGACGCCGTCGGTGTCGCCCAGCCGCTCATCAGTCAGCACCTACGGGTACTCAAGGCCGCGGGAGTGGTCTCCGGGGAGCGCCAGGGGCGAGAGGTGATGTACCGCCTCGTCGACGATCACCTCTCCCATATCGTCGTCGATGCCGTTGCCCACACCGAGGAACAGAGATGA
- a CDS encoding N-acetyltransferase, translating into MRRVGSRREAKQFVAMPWRIYGDDPNWRPTLRRVMHAKMNSTHNPLHREVQIENFVAYRGDSPVGRISASIDSAYVQRYGECAFFGFFESEDDDAVAGALLGAAEQWAVRRGITKMVGPFSYTSREEVGLLVSGYDRPPAVMQPYNPRYYPALVEAAGYRKKFDSASFRWHVDGNPEVQQRLLRRADAVMRDQGVTVRSVRMRDYGDELEMLRGLYNDSFAHHPENVPLSREVFSGMAAEMRPLIDPNIVRIVESGGTPVGFLLMLPDVNEVVGRSGRLTPALLTRLAARRKGRIRGIETAVVVLIGAVQTQFGAGIGRILAGEIVRTITGSGYSSVATTWVHEDNVWSNSLTSQMKTDPEKIHRVYQKAL; encoded by the coding sequence GTGCGGCGCGTCGGATCGCGCCGCGAGGCCAAGCAATTCGTCGCGATGCCGTGGCGCATCTACGGCGACGACCCCAACTGGCGCCCCACGCTGCGCCGCGTCATGCACGCGAAGATGAACTCCACGCACAACCCGCTGCACCGCGAGGTGCAGATCGAGAACTTCGTCGCCTACCGCGGCGACAGCCCCGTGGGCCGCATCTCCGCCAGCATCGACTCGGCCTACGTGCAGCGCTATGGCGAGTGTGCATTCTTTGGGTTCTTCGAGAGCGAGGATGACGACGCGGTCGCCGGCGCCCTGCTCGGGGCGGCCGAACAATGGGCCGTGCGCCGGGGCATCACCAAGATGGTCGGTCCGTTCAGCTATACCTCCCGTGAGGAAGTCGGACTCCTTGTCTCCGGGTACGACAGGCCGCCGGCGGTCATGCAGCCGTACAACCCCCGGTACTACCCGGCGCTGGTCGAGGCGGCCGGATATCGCAAGAAATTTGATTCCGCCTCCTTCCGTTGGCATGTCGATGGCAACCCGGAGGTTCAGCAGCGCCTGCTCAGGCGGGCCGACGCGGTCATGCGCGACCAGGGCGTAACGGTGCGCTCGGTGCGGATGCGCGACTATGGCGACGAGCTGGAGATGTTGCGCGGTCTCTACAACGACTCCTTTGCCCACCATCCCGAGAATGTCCCGCTCAGTCGTGAGGTGTTCTCGGGGATGGCCGCGGAGATGCGGCCCCTGATCGATCCGAACATCGTCCGGATAGTCGAATCCGGAGGCACTCCAGTGGGATTCCTGCTGATGCTGCCGGACGTCAATGAGGTCGTCGGGCGCTCGGGGCGGCTCACGCCGGCGCTGCTGACACGGCTCGCGGCCCGGCGCAAGGGGCGCATCCGCGGGATCGAAACCGCCGTGGTGGTGCTCATCGGCGCGGTGCAGACCCAGTTCGGGGCCGGGATCGGACGGATCCTGGCGGGGGAGATCGTCCGGACGATCACCGGCAGCGGCTACTCCTCGGTGGCCACCACCTGGGTGCACGAGGACAACGTGTGGTCGAATTCGCTGACCTCCCAGATGAAGACGGACCCGGAGAAAATCCATCGGGTCTACCAGAAGGCGCTGTGA
- a CDS encoding SDR family NAD(P)-dependent oxidoreductase, protein MGGRILVTGATGYLGSTLVASLVQAGERVTVVTNPHDSAVVGDELRPHVDTACADITDAQSVDEAMRGVSHVYHLAGIASPNSRLGHRIWQTNVLGTYQVARAALKHGVQRVVHVSSTAAVGYPPNGVVADEDFDLRDSVLDNVYSESKRAGERLVLDFAERGLDVVVVNPAAVFAPGAGPARSWQGLLVAARKGLLRVVPPGGTAVCSAQDFVVGITAAMAKGDTGRRYILSTANLSYRQIGELLVTAVGREHPVRSAPMGLFRAVGKGNRLVRDVSTRFDPDDALIPENVELMARELYYAPDRAVRELGIPQVSTHELIAEFVR, encoded by the coding sequence ATGGGCGGCCGGATATTGGTCACCGGGGCCACCGGGTACCTGGGTTCCACGCTCGTCGCGTCTTTGGTGCAGGCGGGCGAGCGGGTCACCGTCGTGACGAACCCGCACGACTCTGCCGTTGTTGGCGACGAGCTGCGTCCGCATGTCGACACGGCCTGCGCCGACATCACCGATGCGCAGAGCGTCGATGAGGCGATGCGAGGTGTGTCCCACGTGTATCACCTCGCCGGTATCGCATCACCGAACTCCCGCCTGGGGCATCGTATTTGGCAGACCAATGTGCTCGGCACCTACCAGGTGGCGCGTGCCGCCCTGAAGCACGGTGTCCAGCGCGTGGTACACGTGTCGTCGACCGCCGCCGTCGGCTATCCGCCCAACGGTGTGGTGGCGGACGAAGACTTTGATCTGCGGGATTCGGTGCTGGACAACGTGTATTCGGAGTCCAAGCGCGCGGGGGAGCGGCTGGTGCTGGACTTCGCCGAGCGCGGTCTGGACGTTGTCGTCGTGAACCCCGCCGCCGTGTTCGCGCCGGGCGCGGGGCCTGCCCGGTCCTGGCAGGGGCTATTGGTCGCTGCCCGCAAGGGCCTGCTGCGCGTGGTACCGCCCGGCGGCACCGCGGTGTGCTCGGCGCAGGATTTCGTCGTGGGTATCACCGCGGCGATGGCCAAGGGCGACACCGGGCGCCGGTACATCCTGAGCACCGCGAATCTGTCCTACCGGCAGATCGGGGAGTTGCTCGTGACCGCGGTGGGGCGCGAGCACCCGGTGCGGTCCGCGCCCATGGGACTGTTCCGGGCGGTGGGCAAGGGCAACAGGTTGGTGCGCGATGTCTCTACGCGCTTCGACCCCGACGATGCGCTGATTCCCGAGAACGTGGAACTGATGGCCCGCGAGTTGTACTACGCACCCGATAGGGCAGTGCGAGAGCTGGGAATTCCCCAGGTGTCTACCCACGAATTGATAGCGGAGTTTGTGCGATGA